The genomic stretch CTTTCGTATTCGTCTGGGAGCTTGCCTTTTACGTATTCGAGCGTTAGAACTTTATCCGGACGAGAATCAAGAGCTGTCCCGAGTGCCTCGTAGGTCTCAGACGAGACCTCTAAGAGCAAAACAGCTACCTCGAAATCTATAGTTTCCTGTCCAGTCCCTCttattttatatataataaacatattccccccccccccctctgagcCGCCCCACCAGTTCTAAGGTGCGCCAGGCGTAACTATGCATGTCTTCCTCTGTAACGAGATGCGACTGATACAACTTGCTCAGTAGGTAGAGCTTGTTGCCTATGTTTACCCCCGCTCGTATACCTTCTGGAGCTCTTTACACATCTCTCGTGCAGCCTTCACTTGCAGACGTGCACAATCTGGATATCCTCGATACTGAGACAGATTGCAACTACTAGAAGTTTTCCGTTTAGTTCGATATGCCGACACACGTCGACGACACTTTATTAAAAAATCCAACTCAATGACCAGCATACACTCAAGTATTCATGTTCTTGTTATTCTTCGAAGGCTGGTGTGACCTCTCTTTGTGTGTACATCGTTTGAAACCTACAGTAGGCAAGGAAGAAATATTATTAAATTATGGCCGACGAGAGATTCAATAAAATTTCAAATATTCCACGTTTAGGCATTCCTCGTCTTGTACCTTTGTCACATGGACAGTTTTGGATTACCATCGAAACCGATGCTTATTGAACCTGTGGCGCCATCAAGCGTATAACGTGTGAACCTGTCAGTGAACATTCGATCCAATGCACGCTGAGAAGTCACGCTGAGAGACACATCACACGCTTGGTGGTGCTATACCCGGCTCTGCTGCAATGTAGGATGCCTAAATACTAGCTCCATACTATTCAAGCACCCTAGTTCAAAGGTCATTTGTCTCAATGATCATTAAACACTACACACGTGACAAGGTTATGAGATATGGAATGCCTATAAACGTGGAGTAATTGGCGTGGCAAAATGTGGTACGCCTGTTAGCCACTTCAGCAGACAATGTATGCACCTGGATTCATAGTTTGCTGGAGGATTTTCTAACGCCTTgggcaataaattatttaagaGACTCACCCTCGACTCAGTGGTGGTGGTCGTGGGCGTGGTGGTCGTGGCCGGTGGGGCTGTCAGGGTCGCAGTGATTTGCGAGTTCGTGCAATACTTGAATTTCACTCTCCTGCAGAAAGCATGCAGTGAAGCCTCTTTTACGAGAAGCACTGGGAAGCAAATCTTGTAGAAACTTCGTCTCGTATATTTCGTATGTACCGTGTTTTGCTTTCGGTATACATGACAGTTTCCGATCCGTTTTCTCTCTGTTTTGGAAAGACACTAAAGTGCAGAAATTTCTGCTCAGGGAATAAACGACGCCGTTATActttgacagcaatacaaaaggaacaggatttAGCCGTCCCATCGGTGGTGATATATGCGCGGAGCAAATGGCGATTTGcgctttccatttactttcctTCTCGAGAGGCCACGTCCCATTGGTATCCGCAAACGATGTCCCTGAATCCCCCTTCCCCGATAACCTTTCCGCAGCGCCTCTTGTGAAAGCGGGAAGCGCGACTTGCGGTTCAGTGTGGCCCAGCTCTAGGAAAATTTCTCTAGATTAGGGTATCTGAAGTCCGCCTTGGGAAAAAAGAATTAGTTCGAAATCTAGGGGATTTTACTGTCGTGACACTTGTATCGAAAATTTCATGATATACAATTTTCCCCTGCCCAAGCAAAGGAAAGACGCAACCACAGAAGGACTTGGGCGGATCGCTGATCTCGCTCCGTACCGTAATTATCCCAATCACCGACGGCAGGTACTTCAAAATCGGCGCGCCCATGTGCTCCGTACATCCACTTTCGCGCAGGGAACTACGGTTTTGTTTTCCTCTCTGCCTGTCACCAAGTAGCCCTTGGCCTCTCATTTTTGTTTGTCATGGGAGAGAAATTGTTATCAAATGTGAGTGTTCCAGGAAATCACGACGCAAATACAACTTTCCCTCACATTTATTTGTATTCTCCGATGGCTTGTCACCACAGGACAAGGTTGCGCTTAGATGAAACTTTTACTCGTATTTGTTCTCGACGCCGTAGCCGGTAGTTTAATGAGTACACGAGCCGCCGCTGGAGACACTCACGATCTAGGGAAATCTGGGGAAATTTTTCTTCCAGTCCGGAGAAAAAATGCGAATGTAGGTTGGCAACACtgttgcggtttctttcgcgcATAACTCACGGTCACAGGGTTGCCAGATTAGGCTACTTTGCGCCAAATTGGCTGTTTTCTGACTGTCGTGGCGCCGAAATTTCGGCAATGGCGATttggcttctttttttctttttggctacTTTTGTGGATACTTCTTCGCGCTACATTTGAGACTCCTGTGCACCTAACTTGGGGTACTTCTCATCGTGTACTACATCATGCGGAGTTACGTACAGTGGTGTCATGCCTGCATGCTTCCCTTGATGATCGGCCTTCTCTCTGTGTAGGTAAACGATGTCCGTCGGACTGTTTTGTTCGTTCACTGAGGTTTTACTACTCGTTTacgtcatcattcattcatgaTAAAATGCCTGCACACCACAGGCTACAGAATTGGCTACTTCTGGCTACTTTCTCGTGACGCGTTGGTGTCTTTTCAGGATTTTGACCCGGCAACCCTGCTCATGgtcgacgcaacggatgaatcccgTTACTTTTGTATTTATATAAAAGTAACGGCATTTTTATTCCGAGAGGATAGAGTTTTCAATTTAGTGCCTTTTTAATTCGTATTGAATCAATGTAATTTTTTCtgaatttcctttttttcttttttcttttttacatacCCTAGAATACTCAGTCACTAGAGCAATGAGAAGTGCAAGGACTTACGGTGAAGAACTTCTTCAGAGCGGTCTCCTGTCGGAACCAAGAAGCAAATGAAATTAGGGTTTCGAGGCACATATCAAGAAAATAAAGCGAGTTCATTTTCAGATACTATGAGTCAATGTCGAAGTTAAGGTTGTTTGTCACTTACGAAGTCAGGTTCAGCACACAGCTTACGGATGGTGCAGAAGTCACTGTCGCACTGGAGTTGTTTGTTCACACTGTCGAACTTGCTGTTGAACTGTGTTGTAACAAAACGTTCAGCGCAGAATCAAAATTATAGACTTTTAAATAGCAATTTCAGACCGCAATGTGCTATGGCTGCACCCCATAATATATACTGGTTGCCCGATAGGGTTTGACGCTTAAAGGCGTTCAGAAAACCGTCTGAACCGCATGTGTttaacgcgtttttttttttgtttttttttttttgtaacaagAACTGTAGGCCAAATATACTGAGTTTAATAGGCAAGGCTTTTCCCCGCGAGCGTAGCATATTTTCCAATAACACTCCTATACCAGAAACGTGCAATTCTCCTGGGGAAGAGCACCCAGTTACCATGGAAACACACGCCTTCTAATCGCTTCTAATGAAGAGGCGCGCGAGTAACGCCATCTGCTGTAAAAAGGGCCTAGGATATTGAACTAAGTAACTAACTAAACGTGACGTGGTCATGACATGACCACGTGTCACGACCGCGTGGTCATGACAGGTCGTGGTCATGAGTCCGCCAGTCACGGCTGTGTTTTCAGCGACCGTTGCTATGGAGATCAGCCGTAATCAGCCGCAGTggcagccacagaaagcctgtgctTGAAACCGTCCGCGGCAATTGGATAAAGGAATGAATAGACCGTTCTCATCAACCATGTACTCCACTAAAGCGTAAGAGCAGTACTGAGCGCTTTGCACTGCAAACAATTAAACTACACATGTCCCTGTCGTTTTCAGCACCAGTATATACACCTCGCACAATTCAATTAAATTCCGTTTTATTTGCTATAGAGCGGGCTACCCAATAATATACTCACTGCAGGTGTAGCATGGTCTCGCTGACACTTCAACTGATCCTTGAGTGGCTTGTCTGCTTTTTCTGAAATCGACAGATAATTGCTCGAATTACACATCATCCCCTAATTTAGGCGGTCGTGATGGAGTGCTGCTTTGGGAAGGGGTGTGATCGCGCGTCCTGAGTTGTCGTTTTCTTATCTCCACCACCTCCGCCGTCATCATCACGGCTTCTTTGACTCAGCATTGAGTTGCGTTTTCTTTAACATCACTAAAgccgctatacagggtgtttgctctaacgtgtccagagattatatttaaagcgagcgataaaagaaaagcaagtggtacttttgtgttacttgagtaagaaacaggtactgcttcaccagtagcacctgtttcctaCACATTAAATttcaaaacaccctttttggtgtaattcggcggtatcataactgactccctttttggtgtatatcaaCACCCTTTGGAAAAGTTACACCCCTCAGAAAAGGTGTATTCCTTACACCCAAATTGGTGTATTTCAacggtatcataactgactccctttttggtgtaatcctACACCCAGTGGAATCTGTACACCCTTCTGGAAAGGGTGTAAATGGAGTGCACCATGTGTTTTATATGAGACACGGCGAAATGAAGTCCGCGAACGCGTCTGAGGAATGTCTGAAGATGCCATGGCTGGGCTTTGGaatcccagcaatctaattcCAGCAACCACTGTAACCCAAACTGATACAGATACATAAATGATACGGATGATACAGAtgaatacatatatataaataaaataaaatataatagaaataaaattaataaatacAGATATTAGTACAAATTTTGTTCACTTGAACATACAGTTCTTCATGGTTTCGTGTTTGTTAGTGCAGTATGTACCCTTGTATTCGTTATGCAAATGCTCTCTTCCTCTGTTCTGTGAATACACAACTTTTTGCTCTGCCAACCCTTTATCGTAATTCTTTTTTGCTGAATATGCACTGCACTTGCTTATAACACTGTATTGGGCTGACATCTGACATAATGTCCGCAAAAACATTGGGCAGGAAAAGTATTTTTTACTTTATGGTATTAGTTAATGATGAAGTCATGTCGTAAATATTAGGTACTGACAGCACAAGAAGGTAATTCGTTATTCGCCACATATCCATTCATTGCCTTTTCTTAAGAAAATGTCAAACTGGAACACATGTTTCACCCACTGCGGATATCCCCCAAATAAAAGTCTCATTAGTATATATGTTGTTCATTTACACCATATTTACACCAAAATGTGATAACACGTTGGAAAGAGGGTGTTTCGAAACACTAACACCCAATTAACACCACTTCTGGTGACTGTTTTTTTTCATACAAGGTGTAATAGGGGAGTATATGCAATGTTACACCTTAATTACACCTCAAACACACCAAAAAAGGTGTTCTGAAATTTACAGTGTAGTCAAGTAGCTGACCAGTAGCgctcgttttccttttatcgctcgctttaagtaaaatttctggacacgttagagcaaacaccctgtatacagggtgtcccagaaaacgcgtcattgaattataataaacaaactacgccacctagaattatgcggtcaatggcatttgttcttactaggtttttgccaactcctgatatgaatgtcatgtatcgtaagtttaattatgtaaatatttgcaaactgaactcggaaatttgccaagtaaaggtcacttttttaccaatatgaagagcgtgccgaattcactcaagttcatgataattgacagtaatattcacgagctattccatcggaaaaaaaatagccaaacatcatgcttttcgtagcaccgaaccataactcacgacgactttttgagcgcaatcgctcttagtccgacgaaaggaggaggttccaaacccagcccacagagggcGCGTTTTCTCATCCAACCCTGGCAACTCCGAATGACTCGAAGTGGGCGAAAAATAGCCAGGGTTGCGGAAATGAggtcataactctgcggcgaaaaATGGCCAGAGTTCACCCTGGTAACAACTCGTCTCGACTCCGCTCCAAAGCAGGGTAAGCTAGGGTTATGACGTCAGACACACGCGCGTATGGCCTTGTCTGCTACACACGACAATTTGCCCCTTTTTTGCTTGGTCATAACCAAGTTTTGAAAGCTTTTCGTTTTGGAAAATATTGCGATGTTATCTCCGTGACCTATTGGAAGATTACCAAGATAGAAGGTTGGATCACAAATGTACAGCACTTTCAAAGCGTGCACAGCGTACCCATGTCTGCATTAAATGGGGCGTGTTTTTTTATTCACCTGGACTTGCAAGTATATTGCAATACTTTAGGCTAGTTTATAGAGCATGTGGTTCTTACTCAATCGTTATGATTATTTGTTAGGGCcacgatattcccggttgcgaaattccTGATCTTACAGAAATTCACGGCTTCGAAACACAGataatgctcgattgcttcatAAGATGACACTCAGAGTTTAAAAAGAGGATGTTGTTGATATTGTCTTCGATATCTGTCGAAGTTGTTTTTGGCGAGTGAAAGCGAGTTTTGTTTCGGCGAGTGAAATGTTAACGACATTTATGCTTAGCAAGGCGGACACATCGGTACAGCATTTGGTTAGTTTATTAACAGAGTAGTTCAACTTAGGTGTTTGCACTTTTTATCCAGGATAGTCTGAGTTCACTGTTGGCAATTTCCCTGGCGTGACTGCATTTTCGGTGGCTTATTTTACAATCGGAAGACCACAAAACATTTATGTccagcagtttattttgcaacagaGATATCGACCACAGACTTTTCTAACGAAAGAAATTACCTGGTAAACAGTTATAGAATTATCGCAGAATTGTAACAGTTGGTTACAGAATGAACGTCATATATGGCTGTGTGAAACACATAAAAATTAACTTGTATCGCCGATTTCTTCAACGTGATCCGCCATGTGGGCTTAGGAGGCAAAGACATTTCGGCGGCACATTCTGGTGCCGGCGAGACtatctccccccccctcccccccacaaaaaaaaaagaaaatgaaaagaaaaagtgccCTGACCTGACCTCAACTAACCTTACCGAGGTGCGCTAAGCTAACTAGACGCTTCCTACATTTCACAAGATGGCAACCTCCAAATCCGTGAGGCTCAGCAAGGCCGCGGTTGTCCTGCTCTATAGAAGTGCTTCA from Ornithodoros turicata isolate Travis chromosome 4, ASM3712646v1, whole genome shotgun sequence encodes the following:
- the LOC135391702 gene encoding antimicrobial peptide microplusin-like, encoding MKGLFGVAVLAAVVLLASAHHLELCKKADKPLKDQLKCQRDHATPAFNSKFDSVNKQLQCDSDFCTIRKLCAEPDFETALKKFFTESEIQVLHELANHCDPDSPTGHDHHAHDHHH